The nucleotide sequence GAAAAAGATACAAGAGAGGTCCATTGGCCCCACAATGATGCTCTTGTGGTCCAAGCTCGAATTGAGAACGTTGAAGTACGAAGAATTATGGTAGGCACAGGCAGTTCGGTGAATGTAATGTATAGAGGATGCTTCGACCAAATGGGCTTAGGGTTGGATCAGCTAATGGCCTCCCCGGAGCCGCTTTACAGTTTCACTGGGGATGCGGTGACCCCGACAGGATGCATCAGGCTCCCTCTTAGGATTGGGGACTTAGATCACCAGGCTACTATAATGATGGACTTCTTAATTATCAACTGCCCTTCGGTGTATAACGTTGTCATGGGGAGGCCTGCAATGAACGACCTGAATCTGGTCATCTCGACCAAAGCTTTGGCTATTAAATTCTCGACTCCAAATGGGATTGGGTGTATGAGAGGCTAGCAGTATTCCGCGAGACATTGTTATGAAGAGGCATTAAAGATGGGAgtcaaaggaaagaaagtcaaTATTGTCTCAGGAGGTGGCCCACGGGGTGTGGGTGAGAAAGGAATCAGTCACAACTTGGATCCACGTGAGGTGGATTGTGATTGAGCTGCTGGCCCAATAGGTGAACCGGAAAATGTTGTGGTTAGTGGCACAGACACTAAGAGATGTCTCAAGCTAGGTGTGGACCTCACCCTGGAAATAAAGGCCCAACTGACTGAGTTTCTAAGGGAAAATTTCGATGTATTCTCCTGGAACCATGAGGATATGGTAGGAATAGATCTGAATGTGATGTTGCATAAACTCAACATAGACTCAAGTCATAGGCCAATTCGCTAGTAGAGGAGGCCTATGGCTGCAGAGCGTTATGCAGCCTTGAAAGAAGAGTTGGACAAGTTGTTAGCAAACAAGTTTATTAGAGAAGCTCACTACCCAGTTTGGGTAGCAAATCTGGTCCTGGTAAAGAAGAAGAACGGGAAATGGAGAACTTGCGTTGACTTCGCGAATTTGAATAAGACATACACAAAAGATAACTTCCCTCTACCAAGGATAGACCAGCTCGTGGACGCGACAACTAGTCACTAGCTCCTCAGGGTATAACTAGATTCCTATGCAACCCGAAGACGAGGAGCACACCTCGTTTGTCACAGATCGAGGGTTATACTGTTACAAAGTGATACCTTTCGGGCTGAAGAATGCTGGGGCGACCTATCAGCTTTTGGTTAATATGATGTTTGAAAACTTGATTGGGAAAACCATAgaagtatatgtagatgatatgttgGTGAAGTCTAAGCGGACTGACGACTATGTTTGCGACCTGGACGAGATGTTCCAGATCTTGAGAAAATATCAGATGAGACTAAACCCGCTCAAGTGCACATTTGGCGTAGCTTTTGGAAAGTTCTTGGGCTTCATGGTGAACGAAAGGGGGATTGAATCCAATTCGAAAAAGATTCGAGCTCTGCTTGATATGAAGTTGCCATCTAAGATAAAAGAGGTGCAGAGTCTCAACGGCCAGATCGCCGCCCTCAGCAAGTTTGTTTCTAAGGCCTCCGATAAATGTATTACATTCTTTAATACGTTGAAGTAAGCCAAAAATTTTCAGTGGACGGAAGAATGCGAGGTCGCCTTTCAGCAGCTGAAAGAGTATATGGGACAGGCCCTACTTATGTCCAAGCCAAAGGAATGAGAAGAGCTGATCGTCTACTTGGGGGTGTCCGAATACACTATC is from Diospyros lotus cultivar Yz01 chromosome 2, ASM1463336v1, whole genome shotgun sequence and encodes:
- the LOC127794755 gene encoding uncharacterized protein LOC127794755, coding for MNREVSDLHAKVAMRTIASYLTRASNRLHERYVREASHFLLAGYSEQGTPSKKAKATLGDIVFTEKDTREVHWPHNDALVVQARIENVEVRRIMVGTGSSVNVMYRGCFDQMGLGLDQLMASPEPLYSFTGDAVTPTGCIRLPLRIGDLDHQATIMMDFLIINCPSVYNVVMGRPAMNDLNLVISTKALAIKFSTPNGIGCMRG